Proteins encoded by one window of Rutidosis leptorrhynchoides isolate AG116_Rl617_1_P2 chromosome 7, CSIRO_AGI_Rlap_v1, whole genome shotgun sequence:
- the LOC139859618 gene encoding histone H3-like centromeric protein CENH3, whose protein sequence is MARTKKSAKRSSSKRKFAAAAAAPNATTTLSSYLTALVKESKRPYRFKPGTRALQQIRRLQKNVKLLIPAAPFIRTVKEISNRLAPEVTCWQAEALQALQEAAEYYIVLFEDSMLFATHAKRVTLS, encoded by the exons ATGGCGAGAACTAAAAAAAGTGCTAAACGAAGTTCATCAAAACGCAAATTCG CAGCAGCTGCTGCAGCACCTAATGCAACCACAACATTAAGTTCATACCTAACAGCTCT AGTAAAAGAAAGCAAAAGGCCGTATCGTTTTAAGCCTGGGACTCGAGCTCTACAACAGATTCGACGTTTACAGAAGAATGTTAAACTTCTTATTCCTGCGGCTCCCTTTATTCGAACT GTTAAAGAAATCAGCAATCGGTTAGCCCCGGAAGTCACTTGCTGGCAGGCCGAAGCCTTACAAGCACTTCAGGAG GCTGCTGAATATTACATAGTGTTGTTTGAAGATTCCATGCTATTTGCAACTCATGCAAAACGTGTGACGCTTA GTTAA